The Phycisphaeraceae bacterium DNA segment ATTTCGCGCCGAGTACAACGATGAGCGTCCGCACGAGGCGCTCGACCAGGCGACGCCGGGATCGCTCTATGAAGCTTCGTCGCGCCCGATGCCTTCGAAGGTGCCGGTGTTGGCGTACCCGTCGCACTACGAGCTGCAGTATGTGAGCGGGAACGGCGGGATGCGGTGGGGGAACCGCTGGGTGATTGTGAGCATCTGCTGCGTCGGCGAGTATGTGAGTCTGGAGGAGATCGACGACGGCGTGTGGGATGTGTGGTTCGGCAGGCTGACGCTCGGTTGACTGCTCGAAGAGCAGCTTCGAATCGAGGACCAGTTCGGTAAGCTTCGATGTGCAAAGGTGTGACCCATGGACCCGGACTAAGGTGCCACCGATCAGCCCGGCCGTTCACTGGTGCCGTAGCGGCGTTGGACTTCACGGACCGAACCGACAATGAGCTGCTCGAGAACTTGAGTGTCGAGGTCCGAGAGTCGCTTGAAGTACAGGCAAGACTTGCCCATCTCGTGCTTACCCAGGCGGGCCAGGAGTTCGGTCTGGTCCGATTCCTCACAGCTGAGATAGACGACCAGTTCCCGACCACGAACAGCGAAGCCGGCAAGGGGTGCTTGGCCCGAGTGGCCGCTCTTGTACCTATATGTGTACGACCCGA contains these protein-coding regions:
- a CDS encoding DUF1801 domain-containing protein, translating into MAEAKTKPTDASIDDYLASRASPEQAADCKIITAMCQRATKQAPKMWGPSIVGFGSYTYRYKSGHSGQAPLAGFAVRGRELVVYLSCEESDQTELLARLGKHEMGKSCLYFKRLSDLDTQVLEQLIVGSVREVQRRYGTSERPG